Proteins from one Hoplias malabaricus isolate fHopMal1 chromosome 2, fHopMal1.hap1, whole genome shotgun sequence genomic window:
- the si:ch211-283g2.1 gene encoding sodium- and chloride-dependent GABA transporter ine — protein sequence MELEAGRPTWSRQIEFTLAGIGCAVGLGNIWRFPYLCYRSGGGAFLVPYLLMLVLLGIPLLYMELTLGQYLRKGPVHAMAKACPLLKGVGIATVAISFIMCSYYNLIITWALYYLFSSFQSQLPWQSCNNSWNRPNCSDNSSSAPFASTASQQFFNYKMLQRTSGLEETGAMRWELFLLLLLAWLLVYFCIFKGVKSTGKVVYFTALFPYVILVALLINNVQLPGALAGIKFFIIPEWEKLLSMEVWVNAAAQIFNSIGIGFGSLMAMASYNSFNNNVLKDTLAIAITNSLTSILAGFVIFSAFGYMSYLQNIPVSDIAVDGPGLVFVVYPQAFVTMPVAPMWAVFFFFMLLCLGLDSEFAMVEVMVTSLMDSYGKPLLKYLRQKELLVLVVCTTAFLLGIPHVMQSGIYVFQLMDHYTAIVSIMFLAFFEVVAICWLYGVKRMSSNIEEMTGKRPNIFFRICWIVICPLLVTIILVFSVIQFKPARYESYVYPDWAQGIGWVIAMASIIWIPLAAVHTLWVLPGSFTEKLRKSIRPFALDEAESSPYYLQKTGVIEVTSNLTVISSIFPLPEKPPIQTNL from the exons ATGGAGCTTGAGGCTGGGAGGCCGACTTGGAGCAGGCAGATCGAGTTCACTTTGGCTGGGATCGGCTGCGCTGTGGGCCTGGGAAACATCTGGAGATTCCCATATCTTTGCTATAGAAGTGGTGGAG GTGCATTTCTGGTGCCCTACCTGCTCATGCTGGTCCTTCTGGGTATTCCTCTGCTCTACATGGAGCTGACCTTGGGTCAGTACTTGAGGAAGGGTCCCGTCCATGCCATGGCCAAGGCGTGCCCTTTGCTAAAAG GTGTGGGCATAGCCACTGTGGCCATCTCCTTCATTATGTGTTCGTACTATAATTTGATCATCACATGGGCTCTCTACTACCTCTTCAGCTCCTTCCAGAGTCAGCTGCCCTGGCAGAGCTGTAACAACTCCTGGAACAGACCCAACTGCTCTGACAACTCCAGCTCTGCCCCCTTTGCCTCCACTGCCAGCCAGCAGTTCTTCAA TTATAAAATGCTGCAAAGAACCTCAGGATTGGAGGAAACAGGTGCTATGAGATGGGAACTCtttctcctgctgctgctggcaTGGCTCCTTGTTTATTTCTGCATCTTCAAGGGGGTCAAGTCCACTGGAAAG GTGGTGTATTTTACAGCTCTATTTCCTTACGTCATCTTGGTGGCTCTGCTCATTAACAATGTCCAGCTTCCAGGAGCTTTGGCAGGCATCAAGTTTTTCATCATTCCTGAGTGGGAGAAGCTGCTGTCTATGGAG gtgtgggtgAATGCAGCTGCTCAGATCTTTAACTCCATTGGGATAGGCTTTGGGTCACTGATGGCTATGGCCAGCTACAACTCCTTCAACAACAATGTCCTCAA GGACACTTTAGCTATTGCCATCACTAACTCACTGACCAGCATTTTGGCTGGTTTTGTGATATTTTCTGCATTTGGATACATGTCTTACCTCCAGAATATTCCAGTTAGTGACATTGCAGTTGATG GTCCAGGCTTGGTGTTTGTGGTTTACCCACAAGCTTTTGTGACAATGCCAGTCGCTCCAATGTGGGCAgtgttcttcttcttcatgcTGCTCTGCCTTGGTCTGGACAGTGAG tttgcCATGGTAGAAGTCATGGTGACCAGTCTAATGGACAGTTATGGTAAACCATTGCTGAAGTATCTGAGGCAGAAGGAACTGCTGGTTCTGGTGGTGTGCACCACTGCATTTCTCCTTGGCATTCCTCATGTCATGCAG TCTGGGATCTACGTGTTTCAGCTGATGGACCATTACACTGCCATAGTGTCCATTATGTTCCTGGCCTTTTTTGAGGTCGTGGCTATTTGCTGGTTGTATG GGGTAAAGCGTATGTCCAGTAATATAGAGGAGATGACTGGGAAAAGGCCCAATATTTTTTTCAGGATTTGCTGGATAGTGATATGTCCTCTGCTGGTCACT ATTATTCTAGTGTTCTCAGTAATTCAGTTTAAACCGGCACGCTATGAGAGTTATGTTTACCCAGACTGGGCTCAGGGGATTGGCTGGGTCATCGCAATGGCCTCCATCATTTGGATCCCACTTGCTGCAGTGCACACACTCTGGGTCTTGCCTGGCTCCTTCACTGAG AAATTGAGGAAGTCCATCAGACCATTTGCACTGGACGAAGCTGAATCGAGTCCGTACTACCTCCAGAAGACAGGAGTTATTGAAGTAACATCAAATCTCACTGTTATCAGCTCCATTTTCCCTCTGCCTGAAAAACCTCCAATACAGACCAATTTATGA